One Gossypium hirsutum isolate 1008001.06 chromosome A11, Gossypium_hirsutum_v2.1, whole genome shotgun sequence genomic window carries:
- the LOC107922985 gene encoding uncharacterized protein isoform X1 — protein sequence MNLSSWFRRSVSRNSKNHKNPPDQPQPHHQEQEEFLGITQQLIDHVKSFTLETFKNFPIQDDGDIEAQTSYNVRKDLSDWQERHAVLVLSKVKELSQLRFKLCPRHLKEEKFWRIYFMLVNSYVAEYELHAIQRAKLQSIAMKDEKTSDTCAYEVEMAERNQADSVAPSTP from the exons ATGAATCTTTCGTCGTGGTTTCGCCGCAGTGTTTCAAGGAACAGTAAAAACCACAAAAACCCACCAGATCAACCTCAACCCCACCACCAAGAACAAGAAGAATTTCTTGGAATTACCCAACAATTAATCGATCATGTCAAGTCTTTTACTTTAGAAACCTTCAAGAATTTCCCTATCCAAG ATGATGGTGACATTGAAGCCCAAACTTCTTATAATGTGCGTAAAGATCTTTCTGATTGGCAAGAGCGTCATGCTGTCTTAGTGCTTTCTAAAGTGAAG GAACTTTCACAGCTTAGATTCAAGCTATGCCCTCGTCATTTGAAGGAGGAAAAATTTTGGAGGATATATTTCATGCTTGTCAATAGCTACGTGGCTGA ATATGAGCTGCATGCTATACAGCGTGCTAAACTGCAAAGCATTGCTATGAAGGATGAGAAAACATCAGATACCTGCGCGTATGAAGTTGAAATGGCCGAAAGAAATCAAGCAGATAGTGTTGCACCATCAACTCCATGA
- the LOC107922985 gene encoding uncharacterized protein isoform X2, protein MNLSSWFRRSVSRNSKNHKNPPDQPQPHHQEQEEFLGITQQLIDHVKSFTLETFKNFPIQDDGDIEAQTSYNVRKDLSDWQERHAVLVLSKELSQLRFKLCPRHLKEEKFWRIYFMLVNSYVAEYELHAIQRAKLQSIAMKDEKTSDTCAYEVEMAERNQADSVAPSTP, encoded by the exons ATGAATCTTTCGTCGTGGTTTCGCCGCAGTGTTTCAAGGAACAGTAAAAACCACAAAAACCCACCAGATCAACCTCAACCCCACCACCAAGAACAAGAAGAATTTCTTGGAATTACCCAACAATTAATCGATCATGTCAAGTCTTTTACTTTAGAAACCTTCAAGAATTTCCCTATCCAAG ATGATGGTGACATTGAAGCCCAAACTTCTTATAATGTGCGTAAAGATCTTTCTGATTGGCAAGAGCGTCATGCTGTCTTAGTGCTTTCTAAA GAACTTTCACAGCTTAGATTCAAGCTATGCCCTCGTCATTTGAAGGAGGAAAAATTTTGGAGGATATATTTCATGCTTGTCAATAGCTACGTGGCTGA ATATGAGCTGCATGCTATACAGCGTGCTAAACTGCAAAGCATTGCTATGAAGGATGAGAAAACATCAGATACCTGCGCGTATGAAGTTGAAATGGCCGAAAGAAATCAAGCAGATAGTGTTGCACCATCAACTCCATGA